The genomic stretch acaatcgacatcctccctcccaaaacacttctaagactggaaaacatgtcttaggatgtatctgccagactcggactgagagaaactagggcactggttgtcactacaacattggtgacatagcagaggatgccagaactctctaggagacaatagaatgtccaagaagggacagcagatgtcatggggagcagactttgcctccctgctaatgttctccctgtactgagcataagctgaggtgccctttccaggagactttcccggggcagagccactgaacacctcctgcttccaaagccaaattttcctctacgcttgattataaaaaccttagtaattcctatgcatctaaatgaatgtttccttccaaatcctgcccaaaaatgtctcatcctaactcaaattatccttcttcaccaatattagccattaaaaattcctgagaaataataccagtttgaatatgcactcaaaatgttctcctgtcttattatgtacaggtgcttgaaatcacatcaagaaatagcctgcatggaaggttgcaacatgggtgtgtgttaggggaacactcatgaagccttgtgcttagcattcaaaggttgccacaaaattccttaggaggaagacttgaaatcattatggtgctagaaacagtgtgcAGGCCAGTTGGcataggaaagtgaaacattagagccaccagtgaaggctcctgttgggccctaccttggtgtttccctccccccttgctgagcctttcagcctgctatagcaagaaattgtttacacctttgacagctgctcttagcccctgatttggggctgggattttccatggcacccttcctccccactgagctttcctgcttcttgtttataagaagctgtttatgcccctgagtgggctggaactttcaccacacagacttgtcctattttcctggttggggattttcacctgccttgttgtttttccacagcttttccctctggtatataaggagatctcagtaaagccttggtggcactggctaaaaaggggtgacccgtgtacgtgttttctttcaaccccacaaacctacacccgatattcacacactgtcagcgcaggcactgacaataggtatcacaatagaaactagtaactagatttaaccaaattATCCCATTAATGCCGTAtttcgtggtattttttttttttgctctcctagaacctggaagaggcttggggttttctaatcctactcataatttattaatcttcccaacactatgggctttgttctgttaatgctaacagcgccatccaatacctaggatattttctactgacatgtgtgacgtgagacaaaacagtccctgtcatccgtcacctgaataaacttccttagaggacagtgtagttggagggtccttctttcctctccaagatcgagaaacatttccagtcttcagacaagtgtgtgagccattgtccagtgactgtcctgagatgtccacattgtcagctgagtgtcgtcatccagcctgccctgtaattgttgtagatgattaatagggttccagccctaggatttaattcagtgctacagtaacTGCGAAACATGttcaaagccctagctgccaccctagtcctgtgtgctctagagaaagaaaataaagaaccacattgtctatcaagtttctcctccaatagaaggagaatctgcatcgggtcttttaagtaactctaagccccagcttccccacagctccctccttcgattccattattggtgcattttcagtaacgctcactttatttttggtgtgcaaagaatatgcaccatgtcagtaaagtgtgtgtgtgtgtgtgtgtgtgtgtgtgtgtgtgtgttcatccatgaactcactataaattattatcaaatgatccagaagaccgtggagaaacctgtcgatgtgcatgcagaattatgttactaccgttccatggcaccttgcagggaacactgaaatagtgggctgctttaatagagcctaaaaccaggctatgcatggttttcggtgagattgtgatgtgcaacaccacaacagagatcagcagaagcttcattttttccatgctgctgttaccaagtgaggcaaagcctcatcccatagagagtctggtaggatctgatgaaaggagtaaactcagggttgaaatcaagcctttagaaacaaagagaaaaatacaaagtcaaggaaagcaagagctgtctttttcttttcttcctctttttttttttttgagaagatccacaagagagacaaccccttcctcaaactaacaatgcacaagagagacaatacatgaattaaaaatcagaaatgaaatgagggacataacaatagacaccgagcaaattccaaaatcattagttcttactcccgaggactttacgccagaaaactggaatattcattcgatattgttgattttgtagacagataacaattatcaaagttaaatccagatctgggaaggtatctgaataatacccctaagaaaatagatacactcattaaaggttgcatacattatatattatattgctttctttttgcgtgattaaaccccttcaaggacaattagctatgttatagaaagtgttacttttaaaacaaaaggacaaagagagaaattgaggaatcattgagatacacttcccagacaggatcaaggaaagacggctgagagatgcaagcaggggctggaacgctgcccttgagaagaaaatgtttttctcactttaccttacactatgctgtactgtgtccgTTTTTTGTGGAAGCAGCTCTCATGGTCTCTGGGGTATGACAAGTAGATTGTGATACTAGCAAGAGGGGTgacttgctatacagatattttaaggagaagcctttgcttagtctcacttctttgcctagtcttgcctcagtcgttcctgatatcatgggaataacgatcttattatatcttgccaaaagggaaagtgaggtaatccatattcatgcctgtataagggttaataaacttgcagctgcatgcagttgcatctgcctttgctttgcatcccctgtgtcctggttatttgtgaccatacctgggcccccaacacactagatgttgacaagcatcacccttctcactgtcaggtttattttctttcttttttgaaatctatgatgtggaggcgtattacagcaacaatatgaaatagcaggcaggcatgtatgaaaattgctgtgtttaagctaggtgtggggacaagtcctcaaaaggagctgttaagatgggaaacacataatgcatttgttgctggaattgagttgcctaagctgtgttgctctgcctgctcagtgtccattcaacatcactctgtttctacagaggaactcaaggtttgccccagccgcctgtgagctgtgatatgggcagagaaaggccaggacacagtggtgatttcccactcctcagttatgctgaattttccaccactgtacttgtatacacaagtccagtgtggtcagttattatagatatttgtcatttcttacagagggcaactatgattgactacacccaattctacaaaaaacaaaactcaggaaacctggcccttggcagcaatgaatcaagaaatatctaggatggtggggcatgaattctgccaagcaatgaactcagataggtggggttgtgaggaagatgtatggttgaatatcccaatagattcacgttgtatcatcttgatttaatctaaggacaaagaagtgcagtatctctgatggctttcttctaaccccttgaaaggttaagtggggtttgacctcagttcttcattcttcttgctggggcagcaacactcagggaagcttgagattgccataggcacagtattaggctagaaatgctgagtaggtgatactaagttgttcagatggtgatacccatttcatttgttcttaacgtggacctaaggaaagacagatcaaggtccttagaataaaaagatcatttccagtttttttctacctttcctgaatgaaagactggttggcagagaatggtaaaaattcaagaattggtagatgatgctttgaatgaagggtgggtttctgtgctggttttagacaggttctcaattaccccatcttgttctctacgttgctcgtcctgttcactttgagctcaaataaagctgcttctactttccaacaggtagtcttacaaaggggcctccaaggactgtgaggacagcattagccaatgagaattgaggtgtgtaacccacaactatagctttatctgaaagaccctcagacagaggagactctcgctccagtcctgaggacaatcaccaccccatgaacacacaggactcagtcttgatgtaaaaacaagaggtttactttgggataccaatgcactggggctcgacacggtcctcacgaggagggatgtgaggagcctcaaacaacagaaatgtacagcttaaacagtcatttatgatcacacagtttcattagctcagctatttcagtgccaaggataactaggcagatgtttctcgtcctgggataaggccgtaaccacatcaatgtagctatttcagtaGGAAGGATGTCTGAcgtgatatatgttttcttatcctggggttcccaggacaaggaccaaggatatctgtcttggcaggtgtttctgttctggggttcccaggacaaggctatagcgatgtcagcctatagcacagctgcattcagtaccaaggacatctcacttctatagtgatcagtcagcttcccagagatgtttcctgtcttgtaattgccctgcagtaaatatgttctataccctctgttcttatggtcgggcagcttcctagagagtgggtgggaatgtgctttctgtactttctggtctattgtctaacgtctaggggctaagcgagggccagcttaaaagattctcatgcttaagaaatggctgtactgatatcaaacggggatctttcatatccactttcttccaagtctaccagccatctcagattggtggtgtaatatgcctgacaatcaggacacagaaaaataacttgatacacagcaaggacatggcaatcatatcctgtgtcgttatgtatgttctggatgaggtttgttaaaatgacaatattgcacaaagctttatataggacccatcaaattaagggtcactatgcactgtcatagctaaaatggcctggtcagaagtgaccactggatcactcttctgtaacttcacatgagaggcttgtgctttttgtgttttttatttttgtggttttttttcttatttatttatttatttatttattgattgattgattgatttatatgttgtcaggaagatagttcaagtcatggatctgcccccaaaatctgagctttgctactaatactgtaaacagtattagtgtatgcattcaataaaataactggctttttttttttagtacgatacatgcttttgtgttttgtggggtgatccatgaaacaggagtgaagatgcttgtttcttactctgtccactgagttatgtctctaggcttctcctactcctttggctgcatcccccccccccacatctgctgactattttatttttcagatgaaatcacacgttatagcttagagaggcctgtaagcaatcctgctttggtaacttaattgcaaagaggagagccccacactcagtctgagggtgcattcactggtggatccaatatttcagtttcctctcctaacagatcaccacattgttgccaggaccataatgaatgcaattctttctcctaaagaatctggtggcaactgtcaaatgttaagcacaaagcttcaggttgtacctataacacacacccacattgccaCCTATCCTataggctatttctgggtgtgctttcatgcacctgcacatgatgagacaggagacctctttggctacttataggaactggtgtgatttctcagtaatctttaatgggtaatattgctgactgaggagaatttgaggtaggatgaaacacttctgtgcagggattggggaggaagcactcatttagatacatagcaatgacttaggtttttccaatcaagcctagagccaaatttggctttggaagcatgtggtgctcagtggctatgccacagggaagtcccctgaaaagggtccatcagcttttgctcagtacagggagaacattagcaaggaggcaaagtctgttctccgtgacatcagccgtcccttcgtggacattctattgtctcctagagagaccttggaatccctgtgatgtcaccagtatcgttgtgacaaccaattccctactttttctcttagtgtccaaaggatatatccacagacatgttttcccgtctttgtaggtgctttgggagagttgatgttgatagagaagagtctagagtgaagcaaacgaaacctaaaggtaatgatggacacatggggaatgtggagtaagttctgggcagtgtatgttgatcttcctctcaggggtgagtgtgggggccttcagctggcctttatagcaatgggccacaaccactggaacatctccacagatattgaattccatgattatcacaattcctgaaagtcaaggttttcacatcattagtttctccataaccacatggaggatatggcaatgcctatgctattattgggtgaacttctagtctttacttttacagtgcattcggtatgttaaattgatattatAACACcaccaggagtcatggagggtataacttttctgaattaaacagggcatcaatgtacttcactttcattgcttctttcaattcagtgactatctgacagtagtaagagggagagaactgtgctcctggccatgaccttatattcttagaactcctctgactacctctggctgacggggccaatcttaccttcatatattagaggttctgtgtggcagatatttttctacagtagccaaactatatggagcaggtagagaaagagcctgtaacctattggcacttctggggcatttgtcatttcagtagggggaattaataagtctgttgaccatgtcctccccctacatgactttttaatgcaaagttattggactagagtaacagtgtaggatatctgagtttccctgatcaatcaagtcattgtggatgctgaattgatgatctgacttctgaaaccagaggggtgagggtcttgaaaccaggttgtagcctgcgtacctgataataatcctggagaaggcatctctctggtacttgtaagcctgtgtgggcgggcatagggaacacctggctgcttacatctcttggtctctatatagtagtggggggactgtgatccacttaggatgcctcttacacagacCAAACTTCTTgtagtgacactggcttccaagcatgttctcctgtttagacctcactgtggtctgtgtatgctctatgcattcaccccatgtgggttcacttgtgttcttctacctacagaggcctgcagacagacgtcatcccctgaaaatatcctaaacaaggtgcaggccaacgaggaagaggagaggctgaatagagaactggagctaactaccaaggagagaaatgagctgacagatcgcctcctttatgtgacaggtggatccatgaacaagaggtatgcattgctccaaacaaaggaccttgttctaaacctcatctcccatagagaggagattcagaacctgacccttactgaggagtgagtttggacatggactctctgattctgcctgttgaaaatctgaacttgtgatctgagtgaagaattcagggataaagtcactggagcatgagttcccagtgtacaattggaaagcccttgacaagtggcagctttgcaaggttctaagtgctgtgagtttgtggacagtgtttgtacttgctaggaatgtgactgaacgctatcatctcatggcagcacccttaggtaacaggtcccacattgttcatctccatgcttaactagaaggcctgaggctctggcctgttccttcttgtctgtgtgccttaaacactgagacagtaatggtgcatacatttctaatgattctcattgtgctctttccatatttgtctctctttctcattctctgagtctgtttaattttcttttcttgtgggtgtgtcccagtttgtgtgtctgtgtgtgcacaggtctgcatgcatatgcacaacttttatatgtttctgtgtccctccacccttggaatttaggggtctgttttttgacctcaggatatacctgtataatagtttcatggaggtgtaagtactttattttggaagccccactttcaacagtacagttctttgcctgtgtggtcacatttgtctatacatttgtatgccttgagcagattataagtttgtggcaatatctggtctcatctccagaattatgtgtactgtctgcctctagaatattagttattcggcttgtagcattccacttgtcaaaacaggaaaaatgaaatcagaggtttctggatgtgtgtgtgtgtgtgtgtgtgtgtgtgtgtgtttgtgtgtgtgtgtgtggtttggtaagctctgtggcctaggctcttgacagcataacaggtttgaatgcagatccagccctcctgattgaaaaaagtgagccagggaaccctttatctgggtgcttagcttctgttgtcctgggcacacaattccaagtttctgaagctgaagaattcaaatatgtagaattcagaaagtgtccttccaggactggggtagtacaggacacagcctgagttcatataatcctaaacctctatgttcattgggttctatcttcctggggccagcccctacttcaggccaaatccattttatgaaaacttgaagataaaggagaaagaggtcatgtcattactgcacaacttagacacaaagaacattgaacatcgtgagaaatttcaggagctcaagaaggagattaacttctatcggtaagtactggtcaaaagggcccatcacttgtggaatatccattgctgcctctctttgttctggactggagagcctgcagctctgggtccatgtcttctgctgtttaaatatcactgtgctgtgggtcttttggactcagtttcagttctttaagagactgtgacttctcaccacagtgtctatgcatctttacaaggctctggatagaactacactgattcaggcatcagagtgttattaggccaacctgcaGCTCTGGGGTcttaccaggtttaacaaagctcaatgtgtggaccacatggtttgcatgacctcccttggtcatactgtcctcttgtggttatttgctgcctactaattgatgctgtcccgatgcattgggctctcatgggtagttgtagatcccttgttcttttggacagacatggactcttattggtgcttgggtcacagaaacaatttattcttccctggattggccatttgctgtttgtgcagcagccttacatgtatggagatgtattctatgaagtctttatgggtatctgggtcctggtggagtttgtgggatttggcagttggaatgggaggaagaggcttcaggatcttactatgcagagtgtgtttccagcaacctgcacagctggctcctgatggaccaggcatgtatgaagaagaagttggtcacattgaagcaggagagcaaggagttacagcgatatttgtttgagttgaacccgaatgatgaagatgaacaggagaaggccagcaacctccagacccagcaaaatgtggtaggaacaagcagctgagtcagattaacaatgtctgataccatttgcctattggatacatctttgcttcccctatcacctttctaatctccccacacccagtcagtcacccaccttatgtgatagagttattcattgctctgtgtatgcacaagtattctgggatgttaaccactcttcagaaactgagttattggcaattatacttctctgccctttttgaaactgcagtccagaaatggtgacagaggaataacatatcatatgactgcatctccctatcacagattggatgctatgaagagttttgaacgagttcttggtcgtgtgacaaaggtcatacaggggtcatgttatggttggaagcaccttgtagggataagaaccaagtgcaaatggcaaatgagtcctggtcattggctttgatctgggtatcatgtggccttctcctttcttcctgcaccccaattaggtctctccccatttccccattcttggtttgcactggtagagtctgaggagcagcttgttctcccacagtactgtgagggttgctggtgatgttcccagcctgcagagatatcagcaatgatttcagtgaaaagatcagtgctgtctgtccaatgcagctgaggggacagaaggcagcaacttgacagctggtatgcatgtccccaccaaatcagtgtcttaatagctgccttctcctcccaggtctcagaaactgcaggagacatggcataggacggatcccaggaagacagccccctgaagagtgaggTTCttcctcaggagttccctgtgacgacaatcctcacagtcaaagactttttgggggaatattcttcttctcagataatttcctcaatgtatagagaccctaaatttatgtatccgtatgccagacTGTCTGGTTgaggtccttctcctttctcatacggacaacaccatttgagagacatcggaggggactgccttgacgtcttgtcctagaggagaaacagcactacaactgtgtttctaaatgttcattaagaaaatgctgttaagaaatgtttttggttatgattttcattgaagttttctttttgttatttcatacttatatattcttgttactgtttttcattttttataccattttagttgttcattttatgcctgttttttgtaaattgtattccttatgaataaaaattgatttgtaactcttgactcttaagaccatcttattcaagggtcctttcccctcctgtaga from Rattus norvegicus strain BN/NHsdMcwi chromosome 19, GRCr8, whole genome shotgun sequence encodes the following:
- the LOC134483467 gene encoding disks large homolog 5-like — protein: MFIGFYLPGASPYFRPNPFYENLKIKEKEVMSLLHNLDTKNIEHREKFQELKKEINFYRNLHSWLLMDQACMKKKLVTLKQESKELQRYLFELNPNDEDEQEKASNLQTQQNVVGTSS